From Ananas comosus cultivar F153 linkage group 8, ASM154086v1, whole genome shotgun sequence, one genomic window encodes:
- the LOC109713557 gene encoding pentatricopeptide repeat-containing protein At1g77360, mitochondrial-like — MSAVEAEDFTNPLHAVPAPKTAAARDAGPGPAPAPAPAPAPLEPPSSDPRVVAFREILSRVPASEVEAVLSRCGLAPLPEVVEAVLRQSYASPATAVRFFRWSGLKAKHTAGAWNLMVDVLGKNALFEPMWDAIRSMRQEPGALSVATFASAFSSYCSLGRVKEAVMTFDVMDRYGVPQDVVAVNSLLSALCRADGRTADAAAFFDRVKSKIPPDADTFAILLEGWQKEGNAARAKTTFGEMVVRVGWSDAFLSTLVRGGLAEEAVKFLKVMKGKGRLPGLKFFSSALDILVEQNDHAHALALWAIMVLDGGLVPNLAMYNAMIALLCGARDVNSAFRLLDEMPFHCAFPDSLTYNTIFDCLLRNRMPREAHSFFKEMRKNEQLPSSPNCIAAIRMFFNEFDPTAALELWNCVLEENFFPPDDCANELLLGLCDLGRLGEVRKYAEDMLDREVELRPSTMEKMKTAFHKAGKLDSYDRLARRMRHY; from the coding sequence ATGTCCGCCGTCGAGGCTGAAGACTTCACAAACCCTCTGCATGCTGTCCCGGCACCGAAGACGGCGGCGGCTAGGGATGCGGGCCCCGGCCcggcccccgcccccgcccccgcccccgccccgcTGGAGCCGCCCTCGAGCGACCCCCGCGTGGTGGCTTTCCGCGAGATCCTGAGCCGCGTGCCGGCGTCGGAGGTGGAGGCGGTGCTGTCGCGGTGCGGGTTGGCGCCTCTGCCGGAGGTGGTGGAGGCGGTGCTCCGGCAGTCGTACGCGTCGCCGGCGACGGCCGTGCGGTTCTTCCGGTGGTCGGGGCTGAAGGCGAAGCACACGGCGGGGGCGTGGAACCTGATGGTGGACGTCCTGGGCAAGAACGCGCTGTTCGAGCCCATGTGGGACGCCATCCGCTCCATGCGGCAGGAGCCCGGCGCCCTGTCCGTCGCCACCTTCGCCTCCGCCTTCTCGTCCTACTGCTCCCTCGGCCGCGTCAAGGAGGCCGTCATGACCTTCGACGTCATGGACCGCTACGGCGTCCCCCAGGACGTCGTCGCCGTCAACTCCCTCCTCAGCGCCCTGTGCCGCGCGGACGGCCGcaccgccgacgccgccgccttCTTCGACCGCGTCAAGTCCAAGATCCCTCCCGACGCCGACACCTTCGCCATCCTCCTCGAGGGCTGGCAGAAGGAGGGCAACGCCGCCCGCGCCAAGACCACCTTCGGCGAGATGGTCGTCCGCGTCGGATGGAGCGACGCCTTCCTCTCCACCCTCGTCCGCGGCGGCCTGGCCGAGGAGGCCGTCAAGTTCCTCAAGGTCATGAAGGGCAAGGGCCGCCTCCCGGGCCTCAAGTTCTTCAGCTCCGCCCTCGACATCCTCGTCGAGCAGAACGACCACGcccacgccctcgccctctGGGCCATCATGGTCCTCGACGGCGGCCTTGTCCCCAACCTCGCCATGTACAACGCGATGATAGCCCTCCTCTGCGGCGCCCGCGACGTCAACTCCGCCTTCCGCCTCCTCGACGAGATGCCCTTCCACTGTGCCTTCCCCGACTCCCTCACCTACAACACCATCTTCGACTGCCTCCTCAGGAATAGGATGCCCCGCGAGGCTCACTCCTTCTTCAAGGAGATGAGGAAGAACGAGCAGCTCCCGTCTTCCCCCAACTGCATTGCAGCCATCAGGATGTTCTTCAACGAGTTTGACCCCACCGCAGCGCTCGAGCTGTGGAACTGTGTTCTCGAGGAGAACTTCTTTCCCCCCGACGACTGCGCCAACGAGCTGCTCCTAGGGCTTTGTGACTTGGGTAGGTTGGGCGAGGTGAGGAAGTACGCAGAGGATATGCTTGACCGGGAAGTCGAGCTTCGGCCCTCcaccatggagaagatgaagaccGCCTTTCACAAGGCCGGAAAGCTTGACTCCTATGATCGTCTTGCAAGGAGGATGAGGCATTATTAG